Sequence from the Rhinolophus ferrumequinum isolate MPI-CBG mRhiFer1 chromosome 19, mRhiFer1_v1.p, whole genome shotgun sequence genome:
TCCTTAAGCAAGCTCATTTTGAGATTTGGAGGGTGGACTGGATAGAGAGGGTCCCAGAGCTGCACTTCCAACTGCCCTGGCCTTTGGTTCACCTACTTGTCAATTTTGGTCCACAGTTCCCACATTTCTCGCTCTGGGGATATTGAGAACATGGGCTTTCTAGTGCTCAGGGATGCTCTCAGGCCAGTTTCCTGTTGACCTTTCAGCGACTATGAAATCAACTTTCCCCACACAGTCTGAATTGTTTGTTTGCGTTGTTTTCAGCCTGCCAGAGCCTCCCGCCCAgcccacccctttcccccctccttcctgccccctcccctccctccggCCTCTTGGGCTCCCCCCGTCCCCCAGCTCTCCTCTTTGTTGTCTCTTACCTGCTGGCCAGGCTCTGCCTGCAGTGCTGCCTGAAGGGCATCAGGTGGTAGTTCATGGCGTCCAGCAGCAGCTTCTGACAGACCGGGTCGGTGCGCATGAAATCCACTGACTGGACCCGCTCCACCAGCTCCGGGGCCGGGATGAGAGCGAAGCGAAGGCGCTTCATGAGGTCGGGCGCGTACTGCATGCGGGTCTCGCGGTCGTGCTCCAGCCACAGCACGGACATCTGGAAGAGTGCCAGCTCTGACTCCACGGGGGGCGGCAGCGAGTCCAGCAGGGCGCGCATCTCCTCGAAGTTGAGCAGCAGCACATCCTCTACCAGGTACTTGTTGGCCAGCTTCTTGGTCTCCTCCAGGCCGTGCAGCGCTGCGATCTTGCACACCTGCTTGTAGTTCTGCACCGAGATCTGGTCGTTGAGGAACTGCACGCACAGCTTGGTGACCTGGGGGATGTGCAAGATCTTACTGACCGACAGCACCTCCTCCACCGTGTCCAGGGAGAGGGTCACGTTGGCCGTGTAGAGGTACTCGAGCACCAGGCGCAGCCCAATGGACGAGCAGCCCTGCAGCACCAGGTTGTTGATGGCCCGGGGACTGGTCAGCAGCTTGTCGtcgggggaggaggaaggagtccCGGGCTCCTCCTGTGGCGGTGGCGGCTGTTGCTGTGGGGGCTGCTgctgaggctgctgctgctggtccttGGGGGCTCCCAGGCCGTCCTGGCCGCCGACCCCTCCCCCGAGAGGGGGGTGGCTGGAGAAGAGCGATCGGAAGTACTGCGAGCAGGAGGCCAGCACGGCCTTGTGGCAGTGGAACTGCTGGCCCTGGGCCGTCAGGGTCACGTCGCAAAACAGCTGCTTCCTCCACAGCAGGTTGAGGCCGTGCAGCAGGTTGTCGCTGTGGCTGGGGTCGAAGGTGGAGGTCCTGTCCCCGGATCTGGACATGGCGAGCTGACTCGGCGCACCTGGCTTTAAACCCTCCTCCAGCCTGGCAgacaggggtgggggatgggagggaggggagaagggtagtggagggggtggggtgtggccggggtggggaagggtgtggaggggaggggagggcgaaGAACAACAGTCAGTGCTCAGCTTGGCTTCGGCGGGGCGCGCGTCTGGACCACGACCCTAGGGGGAAGGTCTGAAGGCGCTGGATCCGTGAGTGCCACCAGAAGGACCCTGTCTGGGGTCCGGGCTCCCGTTCTGCAACCTGCTACTCCTCTTGCCACCGCCCACACACTTCGTCCCTCACTTTCCTAAAACCACCCGGGCTAGGTTCTTGGCAGCGACTGCGGTGGCAGCAGCGACGGCAAAGTGGCGGCTGAGGCCGAGACACCTCGTGGGCTTGTGTCCATGCCGGGCCGGATGAAGGGAAAGGCCGGGGAATGGGGAACCGGGGGTGCCCCGAGAGCGCAGAGGCGACCGACAGCGGAGGTTCCAGGTCAACTTGTGCCGGAAGCTTTGGGTGTCGCACGCAGTTGTTCCAgtttgggtgggtgggtaggaAAGGGGGCCTGACAAGCGTGCGGGTAGGCGATTCTTAGCCCTCCAAAAGGTGGGAACCCCTTCGATTATCCGTGTTGCCCCGAGAAACTCTTCGGCTAATAGTATGAGGGAGCAGATAAAGCCCTTTCTTCTCCCGGGAAAGTGCAGCGGAGCGCGGTGAGGACCAGCTCAGTGGACTCGGCAGAGGAGGGAGCTGTCCTTATCAATTCTACCTCATTTCCCTCACCCGGGCGGGCCCTGCCTGCTTCCCCGCTTCGCAAACTGTTGGCTTCCCCGTCACCACTCAGTTTTGCTAATTTTCCAGAGACGCTTTTAAACCTGGCAGGAGAATCCCTCCAGCCCCCAACCCCAGATCCCCTCTCCCCCGCCCTCTGCATTTTAAGGCGCGGAAGTTCAGACTTGTATCTCCCCTTCCCTTGCGGGGCAGCACtgaggaagatgaggaaggaggaagtggggcTCCGGGGTGGATTTACAGCCCGAGCCAGAGGGATTCCTGTAGACGGTCCTTCCTCCGGGGCCCCATGCGCAGTGGCTTTAACTCCAGTAACTGTGAGAAGTTCAAGTTAACAGgcaggtgtggggggaggggtgggggctgtccaatgtggtgtgggggagggcaggggtgcAGTTCCTTAGGGGGTTTCTGCATCCCACCCAGCTTCCTCGCCTGCAACAGAAGCTTCCCGCCCAGTCCCTAGGTACAGCCCCCAGCAAGCCCCCCATTCGGACACCCCCACTCCCTTGGCCCTGTAACTACTTCTGTAAAAAGTCTGAGCTGCCCATATCTAGGTGGAGGAAGGCAGGATAGGCGAAGGCTAGGCGAAATCGATATGCCAGGTCCTTAACCTGTAATTGCACCTTCTAGGGCTGAGCAGAAAGAGACCCTCTGCCCACATCCCGACTGCGCGCCCGCCAGCGGGGAATAGCCGCCGCCGCCACCTCCTCCGCCGCCCGGCTCAGAGGGATCCCGCTGGACCTGCCCCTTCCACTGCGGT
This genomic interval carries:
- the KLHL14 gene encoding kelch-like protein 14, whose translation is MSRSGDRTSTFDPSHSDNLLHGLNLLWRKQLFCDVTLTAQGQQFHCHKAVLASCSQYFRSLFSSHPPLGGGVGGQDGLGAPKDQQQQPQQQPPQQQPPPPQEEPGTPSSSPDDKLLTSPRAINNLVLQGCSSIGLRLVLEYLYTANVTLSLDTVEEVLSVSKILHIPQVTKLCVQFLNDQISVQNYKQVCKIAALHGLEETKKLANKYLVEDVLLLNFEEMRALLDSLPPPVESELALFQMSVLWLEHDRETRMQYAPDLMKRLRFALIPAPELVERVQSVDFMRTDPVCQKLLLDAMNYHLMPFRQHCRQSLASRIRSNKKMLLLVGGLPPGPDRLPSNLVQYYDDEKKTWKILTIMPYNSAHHCVVEVENFLFVLGGEDQWNPNGKHSTNFVSRYDPRFNSWIQLPPMQERRASFYACRLDKHLYVIGGRNETGYLSSVECYNLETNEWRYVSSLPQPLAAHAGAVHNGKIYISGGVHNGEYVPWLYCYDPVMDVWARKQDMNTKRAIHTLAVMNDRLYAIGGNHLKGFSHLDVMLVECYDPKGDQWNILQTPILEGRSGPGCAVLDDSIYLVGGYSWSMGAYKSSTICYCPEKGTWTELEGDVAEPLAGPACATVILPACVPYNK